The following coding sequences lie in one Streptomyces albofaciens JCM 4342 genomic window:
- a CDS encoding DUF397 domain-containing protein, with translation MSAELAWIKSSYSLNEGGSCVEVAPTPTTIHIRDSKNKPGPSLAVPPTAWAEFLRLIV, from the coding sequence ATGAGCGCCGAATTGGCGTGGATCAAGAGCAGTTACAGCCTCAATGAAGGCGGTTCATGCGTCGAAGTAGCCCCGACCCCCACCACCATCCACATACGCGACTCCAAGAACAAACCCGGCCCGTCCCTCGCCGTACCCCCCACCGCCTGGGCGGAGTTCCTCCGCCTCATCGTCTGA
- a CDS encoding SRPBCC domain-containing protein, which yields MDSGYVDQGSDVHPSSAGTARQRAVHGSFSLSRDFSVPPARVFAAFAEPALRTRWFRMPARREDVHHELDFRVGGSELARATTGVSGVEEHLEYRSRFLDIVPGTRIVHVYETYVNHVRRWVSLTTVELAERPGGCRLEWTEQYAFLVTTAGGGQDIAHLRGSAQLLLNGLSTVVEPHLYGHLGTQGRTVS from the coding sequence ATGGACTCCGGGTATGTGGATCAAGGCAGCGATGTGCACCCTTCCTCCGCCGGCACGGCGCGGCAACGCGCCGTGCACGGCTCGTTCTCCCTGTCGCGGGACTTCTCGGTGCCGCCCGCCCGGGTCTTCGCGGCCTTCGCCGAACCGGCCCTGCGCACCCGGTGGTTCCGCATGCCGGCCAGGCGCGAGGACGTGCACCATGAGCTGGACTTCCGTGTCGGCGGCAGCGAACTGGCGCGCGCCACGACCGGGGTCTCGGGCGTCGAGGAGCACCTGGAGTACCGGTCCCGCTTCCTCGACATCGTCCCCGGCACACGCATCGTGCACGTCTACGAGACGTACGTGAACCACGTCCGCCGCTGGGTCTCCCTGACCACGGTCGAGCTCGCCGAGCGGCCCGGCGGGTGCCGCCTGGAGTGGACCGAGCAGTACGCCTTCCTCGTCACGACCGCGGGCGGCGGACAGGACATCGCCCACCTCCGCGGCAGTGCGCAACTGCTGCTCAACGGCCTGTCCACCGTCGTCGAACCGCACCTCTACGGGCACCTCGGTACGCAGGGCCGCACCGTGTCGTGA
- a CDS encoding flavin-containing monooxygenase, whose product MYVVGGGPGGLATAAALGAHGIRAVVLEKADAVGASWRGHYDRLRLHTTRRLSGLPGLPIPRRYGRWVARDDVVRYLEQYAEHHRLEVATGVEVRRVDRAAGGGWILHANGGREPAARTVVIATGYNHTPHLPDWPGRDGYPGQLLHAGDYRDARPYAGKDVLVIGTGNTGAEIAVDLAEGGAARVRLAVRTPPHIVRRSTAGWPAQATGILVRRLPPRAVDRAARVMRRLSVPDLSAHGLPVPDTGLYSRVLEGAIPVQDVGLIDAVRSGVVRPVAAVVAFDGGTVRLADGDAIEPEVVIAATGYRRGLDDLVGHLGLLDERGRPRVHGARTLPSAPGLHFTGYTNPISGMFRELALDARRIARAVAAAGAHGGEDGTAYS is encoded by the coding sequence GTGTACGTCGTCGGGGGCGGACCGGGCGGGCTCGCCACCGCCGCCGCGCTGGGCGCCCACGGCATCCGCGCCGTCGTCCTCGAAAAGGCGGACGCGGTGGGCGCCTCCTGGCGCGGGCACTACGACCGTCTGCGACTGCACACCACGCGCCGCCTCTCCGGCCTGCCGGGCCTGCCGATTCCGCGCCGGTACGGGCGGTGGGTCGCCCGGGACGACGTGGTGCGCTACCTGGAGCAGTACGCGGAACACCACCGCCTGGAGGTCGCCACGGGCGTCGAGGTGCGGCGCGTGGACCGCGCGGCGGGCGGTGGCTGGATCCTGCACGCGAACGGCGGGCGCGAGCCGGCCGCCCGTACGGTCGTGATCGCCACCGGCTACAACCACACCCCGCATCTGCCCGACTGGCCGGGCCGCGACGGCTACCCGGGCCAGCTGCTGCACGCGGGCGACTACCGCGACGCGCGCCCGTACGCGGGGAAGGACGTGCTGGTGATCGGCACCGGCAACACCGGGGCCGAGATCGCGGTCGACCTGGCGGAGGGCGGCGCGGCGCGGGTGCGGCTGGCGGTCCGCACGCCACCGCACATCGTGCGCCGCTCGACGGCGGGGTGGCCCGCCCAGGCGACGGGCATCCTCGTGCGCCGCCTGCCGCCGCGCGCGGTGGACCGGGCGGCCCGCGTGATGCGCCGCCTGTCCGTACCGGACCTGTCGGCGCACGGCCTGCCGGTGCCCGACACCGGGCTCTACAGCCGGGTGCTGGAGGGGGCGATCCCCGTGCAGGACGTGGGGCTGATCGACGCCGTACGGAGCGGGGTGGTACGGCCGGTGGCGGCGGTCGTGGCCTTCGACGGCGGCACCGTACGGCTCGCGGACGGCGACGCGATCGAACCCGAGGTCGTCATCGCGGCCACGGGCTACCGGCGCGGCCTGGACGACCTGGTCGGCCACCTCGGCCTACTCGACGAGCGCGGCCGCCCACGCGTCCACGGCGCCCGCACCCTGCCGTCCGCCCCCGGCCTGCACTTCACGGGCTACACGAACCCGATCAGCGGCATGTTCCGCGAACTCGCCCTGGACGCCCGGCGCATCGCCCGCGCCGTCGCCGCGGCGGGCGCCCACGGCGGCGAGGACGGTACGGCCTATTCCTGA
- a CDS encoding pyridoxine/pyridoxamine 5'-phosphate oxidase produces the protein MVDHPAESQPSDPGADDRFRALLRTLRVWDCGLPAIDPDPAHAPAHPLPLFRQWLREAAEAGAPEPHTMTLATADASGDPNVRTVMLHDADARGWHFATHRDSRKGRELAARPRAALGFYWPAVGRQVRVRGRVGEAGLEESAADLHRRSTGALAAALVGHQSEVLTTYAELERASEAAWERARREPDAPVPSWTLYVLDPDEVEFFQGDERRRHVRISYRKDQGGGWTRELLWP, from the coding sequence ATGGTGGACCACCCGGCTGAAAGCCAACCTTCGGACCCCGGCGCCGACGACCGCTTCCGCGCGCTCCTGCGCACGCTGCGCGTCTGGGACTGTGGGCTGCCCGCCATCGACCCGGACCCCGCGCACGCCCCGGCGCACCCGCTGCCCCTGTTCCGGCAGTGGCTGCGGGAGGCGGCGGAGGCGGGCGCACCCGAGCCGCACACCATGACGCTCGCGACGGCGGACGCGTCCGGTGATCCCAACGTACGTACCGTGATGCTCCACGACGCCGACGCGCGCGGCTGGCACTTCGCCACCCACCGCGACAGCCGCAAGGGCCGCGAACTCGCCGCCCGCCCGCGCGCCGCCCTCGGCTTCTACTGGCCGGCGGTCGGCCGCCAGGTACGCGTCCGGGGGCGGGTCGGCGAGGCGGGCCTGGAGGAGAGCGCGGCCGACCTCCACCGCCGCTCGACGGGCGCCCTGGCCGCCGCCCTCGTGGGCCATCAGAGCGAGGTGCTCACCACGTACGCGGAGCTGGAACGCGCCTCGGAAGCGGCGTGGGAGCGCGCGCGGCGGGAGCCGGACGCGCCGGTGCCCAGCTGGACGCTGTACGTGCTGGACCCCGACGAGGTCGAGTTCTTCCAGGGCGACGAGCGGCGACGGCACGTACGGATCAGCTACCGGAAGGATCAGGGCGGCGGCTGGACACGCGAGCTTCTCTGGCCGTAG
- a CDS encoding MarR family winged helix-turn-helix transcriptional regulator produces MPHAPRAENAGHPAGHPTEQAGTQADIQADTRAGVQPDGSSLRVPAPADVAVVGLIPLLAPYFRKGLVEGAMPEPLLGTMKAHRLTPRHGAVLPQLLAGELTVGELARRLRVSLPTASELVGALNRAGIVERNEDPANRRRVLVSLSADYRPAIERFIATRSEPLLRALDTLSPRDREGFVAGLTAWTREILA; encoded by the coding sequence ATGCCGCACGCTCCTCGGGCCGAAAACGCCGGGCACCCCGCCGGGCACCCCACCGAACAGGCCGGTACGCAGGCCGACATACAGGCCGATACGCGGGCCGGCGTACAGCCCGACGGCAGCTCCCTCCGCGTACCGGCCCCCGCCGACGTAGCGGTCGTCGGCCTGATTCCGCTGCTCGCCCCGTACTTCCGCAAGGGGCTCGTCGAGGGCGCCATGCCCGAGCCGCTGCTCGGCACGATGAAGGCGCACCGCCTCACCCCGCGCCACGGAGCGGTGCTGCCGCAGCTCCTCGCGGGCGAGCTGACCGTCGGCGAGCTGGCCCGGCGCCTGCGGGTCTCCCTGCCGACCGCGTCCGAGCTGGTCGGCGCCCTGAACCGGGCCGGCATCGTGGAACGCAACGAGGACCCGGCCAACCGCCGCCGGGTCCTCGTCTCCCTGTCCGCCGACTACCGCCCCGCGATCGAGCGTTTCATCGCCACCCGCTCCGAGCCGCTGCTGCGCGCCCTCGACACCCTGTCGCCGCGCGACCGCGAGGGCTTCGTCGCGGGCCTGACAGCGTGGACGCGCGAGATACTGGCGTAG
- a CDS encoding helix-turn-helix domain-containing protein, giving the protein MAAVHTRFVGRKSIIVMERIEPSAARTHVGGLIKICRQRVGMTQKVLAKETHVSESLEGAYERGERIPSAGFLIDADRLTVADGTLESCVELMEQEPSRAQFLEWQLLEAEALSIGGYLAMVIPGLLQTPDYIRALHRSRVPALRRGDIDELAQERLERQAVLLREPAPTVSFVIEEGVLHRPLGGDEVLKAALLHAAATARELPHVTLQVMPTVTPTHAGLTGPLELLFSPDGRESIFLEGQDRSRLLTRPVEAAHHRERYGALRAEALSPGKSLELIEKVAGEL; this is encoded by the coding sequence ATGGCAGCGGTCCACACCCGGTTTGTAGGGAGGAAGTCGATCATCGTGATGGAGCGTATTGAGCCGTCGGCCGCGCGTACACACGTCGGTGGGCTCATCAAGATCTGTCGGCAGCGGGTCGGTATGACGCAGAAGGTTCTGGCCAAGGAGACGCACGTCTCGGAATCGCTGGAGGGCGCGTACGAAAGGGGTGAGCGGATTCCGAGTGCGGGTTTCCTGATTGACGCGGATCGGCTCACGGTGGCCGACGGAACCCTGGAATCGTGTGTGGAGCTGATGGAACAGGAGCCGAGCCGGGCGCAATTCCTGGAGTGGCAATTGCTGGAGGCCGAAGCGCTCAGCATTGGTGGGTACCTGGCGATGGTGATCCCCGGTCTCCTGCAAACACCGGACTACATCCGCGCCCTTCACCGGTCGCGGGTCCCGGCGCTGCGTAGGGGAGACATCGACGAGCTGGCTCAGGAACGGCTGGAGCGCCAGGCAGTGCTGCTACGGGAGCCCGCGCCGACCGTGAGTTTTGTGATCGAGGAAGGGGTGCTCCACCGGCCGCTGGGCGGGGACGAGGTGCTGAAGGCGGCCCTGCTGCACGCGGCGGCCACTGCCCGCGAACTACCGCACGTAACGCTGCAAGTGATGCCTACCGTCACGCCTACGCACGCTGGGCTGACTGGTCCGCTGGAGTTGCTGTTCTCGCCGGATGGACGGGAGAGCATCTTCTTGGAAGGGCAGGACCGGAGTAGGTTGCTCACCAGGCCAGTTGAAGCCGCCCATCACAGGGAACGGTACGGGGCACTCCGCGCGGAGGCTCTGTCGCCAGGGAAGTCCCTGGAACTGATCGAAAAGGTAGCAGGTGAGCTATGA
- a CDS encoding VOC family protein: MSRVTGNQPEGTPTWIELTVPDLDRAMDFYGALFGWTYETEATGTAKATGTAETTGAAETTGAAEATGAAEGTAHGRYAVGLVDGRRAAGLMERPGATGGAWLMYMATDDCDGAAKRIADAGGRVLWGPVEIRDHGRAAIAEDAVGAQFGLWQGRARLGCEVVNEPNSLVRNDLIAPDPAPARDFYAAVFGYTLDSNPDLPDVDFTFLRRPDGHEIGGIMGDPSAGAAGWGTLFEVADTDAAVARAVAAGGTAGEPEDNVYVRQARITDPFGTEFVIGARPKA; encoded by the coding sequence ATGAGCCGTGTCACCGGCAACCAGCCCGAGGGAACGCCCACCTGGATCGAGCTGACCGTGCCCGACCTGGACCGGGCCATGGACTTCTACGGAGCGCTGTTCGGCTGGACGTACGAGACGGAGGCGACAGGGACAGCGAAGGCGACAGGGACAGCGGAGACGACAGGAGCGGCGGAGACGACAGGGGCGGCGGAGGCGACAGGGGCCGCGGAGGGGACGGCGCACGGTCGGTACGCCGTCGGGCTGGTGGACGGGCGGCGCGCTGCGGGGCTCATGGAGCGGCCCGGCGCGACGGGCGGCGCGTGGCTCATGTACATGGCGACCGACGACTGCGACGGCGCGGCCAAGCGGATCGCGGACGCGGGCGGCCGGGTGCTGTGGGGGCCGGTGGAGATCCGGGACCATGGCCGGGCCGCGATCGCCGAGGACGCCGTGGGCGCGCAGTTCGGGCTGTGGCAGGGCCGCGCCCGCCTCGGCTGCGAGGTCGTCAACGAGCCCAACTCCCTCGTACGCAACGACCTGATCGCCCCGGACCCCGCCCCCGCCCGCGACTTCTACGCGGCCGTCTTCGGCTACACGCTGGACTCCAACCCCGATCTGCCGGACGTCGACTTCACCTTCCTGCGCCGGCCGGACGGGCACGAGATCGGCGGCATCATGGGGGATCCGTCCGCGGGGGCGGCGGGCTGGGGGACGCTCTTCGAGGTCGCGGACACGGACGCGGCGGTGGCGCGGGCGGTCGCGGCCGGTGGTACGGCGGGCGAGCCGGAGGACAACGTCTACGTGCGGCAGGCGCGGATCACCGACCCGTTCGGCACCGAGTTCGTGATCGGGGCGCGGCCGAAGGCGTGA
- a CDS encoding alpha/beta hydrolase family protein encodes MSEPTSASASAPVPTSAPTPVLSVGPVVLPAPGRPVDLQIRVSAPMAPATGDSLPVLLLSHGQGYSNHLSSLNGYAPLANFWAAHGFAVIQPTHLSSRTLTLPADTPGAPMYWRSRAEDMTRILDQLDAVEAAVPQLAGRLDRSRVAVAGHSMGGHTASLLLGARLTDPDDGTEADLTEPRIKAGVLLAGPGRGGDALTPSVAENWPFFTTTDFSKMAAPTLVVAGDQDDSAHLTVNGPDWHADPYVLAPGPKSLLTLFGAEHGLGGISGYDVAETTDENPGRVAAVQRLTWAYLRSQLYPGDPSWEAACEALAAGSEPLGRVESK; translated from the coding sequence ATGAGCGAACCGACCTCCGCTTCCGCCTCTGCCCCTGTCCCCACCTCGGCCCCCACCCCGGTCCTCTCGGTCGGCCCGGTGGTGCTGCCCGCTCCCGGGCGGCCCGTGGATCTCCAGATACGGGTCTCCGCGCCCATGGCCCCCGCGACCGGGGACAGCCTGCCGGTCCTCCTCCTCTCACACGGGCAGGGCTACTCGAACCACCTCTCCTCCCTGAACGGCTACGCGCCCCTCGCCAACTTCTGGGCGGCCCACGGCTTCGCCGTCATCCAGCCCACCCACCTCAGCTCCCGCACCCTGACCCTGCCCGCCGACACACCCGGGGCGCCGATGTACTGGCGGTCGCGGGCCGAGGACATGACGCGCATACTCGACCAGCTCGACGCGGTCGAGGCCGCCGTACCGCAACTGGCCGGACGCCTGGACCGGAGCCGGGTCGCCGTGGCCGGGCACTCGATGGGCGGGCACACCGCGAGCCTGCTGCTGGGCGCGCGGCTCACCGATCCGGACGACGGTACGGAAGCGGACCTGACCGAACCCCGGATCAAGGCGGGCGTCCTGCTCGCCGGGCCCGGCCGGGGCGGCGACGCCCTCACCCCCTCCGTGGCCGAGAACTGGCCCTTCTTCACGACCACGGACTTCTCCAAGATGGCCGCGCCCACTCTCGTGGTCGCGGGCGACCAGGACGACTCCGCGCACCTCACGGTCAACGGCCCGGACTGGCACGCCGACCCGTACGTCCTCGCCCCGGGCCCGAAGTCCCTGCTCACCCTCTTCGGCGCGGAGCACGGCCTCGGCGGGATCTCCGGGTACGACGTCGCCGAGACCACCGACGAGAACCCCGGGCGGGTGGCCGCCGTCCAGCGGCTGACCTGGGCGTACCTGCGGTCCCAGCTCTACCCCGGGGACCCGTCGTGGGAGGCGGCGTGCGAGGCGCTGGCGGCCGGGTCCGAGCCGCTGGGCCGGGTCGAGTCCAAGTAG
- a CDS encoding ALF repeat-containing protein produces the protein MKKQARFTAFLAAAAVAPAVLFSSPAVAAEAPPAAKSAPDQGSEAKPDEAAKQQARSELEDRIKVSQIASDKNSGRGVRREAEKALNGTAEDVRRFLETGLYRARDEDNRVAVIRTLSGKHVGRNVREAVDKAMDGTPQDRVYYLETGYRLAQMGDNRTLAVQISSIGGPAVQEAAHKAIQEGDDAIQRFLDAGQYEARAKDEADKKKAEEEKAAKDKAEKAKKAEKDKAAKDEATEEKAAEDGGKGGSGTDGKGGSGTDGKDVTPAADVRTGGEHGTTSSVTVSGNAVKSTSGGASLAATGVSPATPWAVGGAAVAVAAGAGLVLAGRRRTAATERG, from the coding sequence ATGAAGAAGCAGGCCCGTTTCACGGCCTTCCTCGCGGCCGCCGCCGTCGCGCCGGCCGTCCTTTTCTCGTCCCCCGCGGTCGCCGCCGAGGCGCCGCCCGCGGCCAAGTCGGCGCCGGACCAGGGCTCGGAGGCGAAGCCGGACGAGGCCGCGAAGCAGCAGGCCCGGTCCGAGCTGGAGGACCGGATCAAGGTCTCGCAGATCGCCTCCGACAAGAACTCCGGCCGCGGGGTGCGCCGGGAGGCCGAGAAGGCGCTGAACGGCACGGCGGAGGACGTGCGCCGGTTCCTGGAGACGGGGCTGTACCGGGCGCGCGACGAGGACAACCGCGTGGCGGTCATCCGGACCCTGTCCGGCAAGCACGTCGGCCGGAACGTCCGCGAGGCCGTGGACAAGGCGATGGACGGCACCCCGCAGGACCGCGTGTACTACCTGGAAACGGGGTACCGCCTGGCTCAGATGGGGGACAATCGGACCCTCGCGGTGCAGATCTCCAGCATCGGCGGCCCCGCGGTGCAGGAGGCCGCCCACAAGGCGATCCAGGAAGGCGACGACGCCATCCAGCGCTTCCTCGACGCGGGCCAGTACGAGGCCCGCGCCAAGGACGAGGCCGACAAGAAGAAGGCCGAAGAGGAGAAGGCCGCCAAGGACAAGGCCGAGAAGGCGAAGAAGGCGGAGAAGGACAAGGCGGCCAAGGACGAGGCCACCGAGGAGAAGGCCGCCGAGGACGGCGGCAAGGGCGGCTCGGGCACGGACGGCAAGGGCGGCTCGGGCACGGACGGCAAGGACGTCACGCCCGCCGCTGACGTCCGTACCGGCGGCGAGCACGGCACCACCTCCTCGGTCACCGTGTCCGGCAACGCCGTGAAGTCCACGTCCGGCGGCGCCTCCCTGGCCGCCACCGGTGTCAGCCCCGCCACCCCGTGGGCCGTCGGCGGCGCCGCCGTCGCGGTCGCCGCCGGTGCGGGCCTGGTGCTCGCCGGCCGTCGCCGTACGGCCGCCACCGAGCGCGGCTGA
- a CDS encoding alpha/beta fold hydrolase, whose product MESPRCVRAELPLGGRRLSYLDFGPATGKPLLALHGHFSEGREFTALAAELAPEWRVIAPDQRGHGESGRAPDYSREGYVADAVALLDHLGLPSAVVLGHSMGGKNAYHLAARHPGRIRALVNVDDPVVITDTGPSGISFCLDWPRQAPTRQALLDGLGEAAPIAGKWPRQQPDGSWRLPFVPEDVVASDLAVRGNHWAVWLGSDCPALLVHGRTSFLLSPELAREMAERRPHTRRVELDAGHFIPSEDPDGLAAAVREFLATL is encoded by the coding sequence ATGGAAAGTCCGCGATGCGTACGTGCCGAACTGCCCCTGGGCGGCCGCCGTCTCTCCTATCTGGACTTCGGCCCCGCCACCGGAAAACCCCTACTCGCCCTGCACGGGCATTTCTCCGAAGGCCGCGAGTTCACCGCGCTGGCCGCCGAACTCGCCCCGGAATGGCGGGTGATCGCTCCCGACCAGCGTGGCCACGGCGAGTCGGGCCGCGCCCCGGACTACTCCCGTGAGGGCTATGTCGCCGACGCCGTGGCCCTGCTCGACCACCTCGGCCTGCCGTCCGCCGTCGTGCTCGGCCACTCCATGGGCGGCAAGAACGCGTACCACCTGGCCGCCCGGCACCCCGGCCGGATACGCGCCCTCGTCAACGTGGACGACCCGGTCGTCATCACGGACACCGGCCCGAGCGGCATCTCCTTCTGCCTCGACTGGCCGCGGCAGGCGCCGACCAGGCAGGCGCTGCTCGACGGGCTCGGCGAGGCGGCGCCGATCGCCGGGAAATGGCCGCGGCAACAGCCGGACGGCAGCTGGCGGTTGCCGTTCGTCCCGGAGGACGTCGTCGCGTCCGATCTCGCCGTACGGGGGAATCACTGGGCGGTCTGGCTGGGCAGCGACTGCCCGGCCCTGCTTGTCCACGGCCGTACGAGTTTCCTGCTGTCCCCGGAGCTGGCCCGCGAAATGGCCGAACGCCGACCGCATACCCGCCGGGTCGAATTGGACGCCGGGCACTTCATCCCGAGCGAGGATCCGGACGGGCTGGCCGCGGCCGTACGGGAATTCCTCGCCACCCTCTGA
- a CDS encoding GNAT family N-acetyltransferase, with translation MLARVLIREATDADWPAIWPFFRAIVAAGETYTYPRDMDEPTSREMWMLAPPSRTVVAVDDDGTVLGTAKMNANHMGAASHIAGASFMVDPAHGGRGVGRALGEYVVDWARTAGFRAMQFNAVVETNTRAVALWRSLGFEIMTTLPEGFLHPTKGYVGLHIMYRRF, from the coding sequence ATGCTGGCCCGCGTGCTGATCCGAGAAGCGACCGACGCCGACTGGCCCGCCATCTGGCCGTTCTTCCGCGCCATCGTGGCGGCGGGCGAGACGTACACCTATCCCCGTGACATGGACGAGCCGACGAGCCGGGAGATGTGGATGCTCGCCCCGCCGTCCCGCACGGTCGTGGCCGTGGACGACGACGGTACGGTCCTGGGCACGGCCAAGATGAACGCCAACCACATGGGCGCCGCCAGCCACATCGCGGGCGCCTCCTTCATGGTCGACCCGGCGCACGGCGGCCGCGGCGTGGGCCGCGCGCTCGGCGAGTACGTCGTGGACTGGGCCCGTACGGCCGGCTTCCGCGCCATGCAGTTCAACGCGGTCGTCGAGACCAACACGCGCGCCGTCGCCCTCTGGCGGTCCCTCGGCTTCGAGATCATGACGACGCTCCCCGAGGGCTTCCTGCACCCCACCAAGGGGTACGTCGGGCTGCACATCATGTACCGGCGGTTTTGA
- a CDS encoding phytanoyl-CoA dioxygenase family protein, which produces MDDTTLVSRFLRDGFVKLEGAVAPRVAADCARLLWRETGCDPDDPATWTQPVHWVPGMAQGPFAAAPNSPSLHRAFDLLVGAGRWEPRYSLGTFPLRFPHEEEPDDAGWHIEGSYLPEGESWPFTNLRSRGRALLMLFLFSEVGERDAPTRIRVGSHLDVPKVLEPYGEDGASGLDLAPDLVAASDHRPLALATGSPGDVFLCHPFLVHAAQPHHGTRPRFMAQPPLMPAAPYELERADGAYSPVEIAIRRGLGRDVPAGATAREARVSSRRPDPSGS; this is translated from the coding sequence ATGGATGACACGACCTTGGTATCCCGCTTCCTCCGCGACGGCTTCGTGAAGCTGGAGGGCGCCGTCGCGCCGCGCGTGGCCGCCGACTGCGCGCGGCTGCTGTGGCGGGAGACGGGCTGCGACCCGGACGATCCGGCGACGTGGACGCAGCCCGTGCACTGGGTGCCGGGCATGGCGCAAGGACCGTTCGCCGCCGCACCCAACTCCCCGTCCCTGCACCGCGCGTTCGACCTGCTCGTCGGCGCGGGACGCTGGGAACCGCGCTACTCGCTGGGCACGTTCCCGCTGCGCTTTCCGCACGAGGAGGAGCCGGACGACGCGGGCTGGCACATCGAGGGCAGCTATCTGCCGGAGGGCGAGAGCTGGCCCTTCACCAATCTGCGCTCCCGGGGCCGGGCGCTGCTGATGCTGTTCCTGTTCAGCGAGGTCGGCGAGCGGGACGCCCCGACCCGTATCCGGGTCGGCTCGCACCTCGACGTGCCGAAGGTGCTGGAGCCGTACGGGGAGGACGGGGCGAGCGGGCTGGACCTCGCGCCTGATCTGGTGGCGGCGTCCGACCACCGGCCCCTCGCCCTCGCCACCGGGTCCCCGGGCGACGTCTTCCTGTGCCACCCGTTCCTGGTGCACGCGGCGCAGCCGCACCACGGGACACGGCCGCGCTTCATGGCCCAGCCGCCGCTGATGCCGGCCGCGCCGTACGAGCTGGAACGGGCCGACGGCGCGTACTCCCCGGTGGAGATCGCGATCCGCCGCGGCCTGGGGCGGGACGTGCCCGCCGGCGCTACGGCCAGAGAAGCTCGCGTGTCCAGCCGCCGCCCTGATCCTTCCGGTAGCTGA
- a CDS encoding questin oxidase family protein, giving the protein MPSISYHDAVNEALERMDDLGYERGTGVDLANHGPMGAEALAVLGYEGEVAGWVERYRVAMPHHEPPAARFPLDPGDESSWRPALGAFDRAGDWERLFLRELAGAPWRDVLARWWPRLLPGLFAGLTHGLIRTAHAVRALYGAADGEPTQFQLTELARGLAYWAARYTALPGQARLRGSYDLAGAIAALPRVPGDGGPMHPGVARDRLARLADLPGYGEALDALAVEHAPYLLSEMTAQFSDVYLSHDEVFPVPLIHGVTAPAAARLVLPHLPADQYEPTLAALWQVHTALLLAFTTSRRGEGTGAWRSELSAETSAVTPAETSAELSDGLPSLDELDARAVEHGDEHVLKFTEACRREYALRPDPRFRAAVAVAQRRIAPLGK; this is encoded by the coding sequence ATGCCGTCGATCAGCTATCACGACGCGGTCAACGAAGCCCTGGAGCGTATGGACGACCTGGGGTACGAACGGGGCACCGGGGTGGACCTGGCCAATCACGGACCGATGGGCGCCGAGGCCCTGGCGGTGCTCGGATACGAGGGCGAGGTGGCCGGGTGGGTGGAGCGCTACCGGGTCGCGATGCCCCACCACGAGCCGCCCGCCGCCCGTTTCCCGCTCGACCCCGGCGACGAGAGTTCCTGGCGGCCGGCGCTCGGCGCGTTCGACCGGGCCGGTGACTGGGAGCGGCTGTTCCTGCGGGAACTGGCCGGTGCCCCGTGGCGCGATGTGCTCGCCCGCTGGTGGCCGCGCCTGCTGCCGGGGCTCTTCGCGGGGCTGACGCACGGGCTGATCCGTACGGCGCATGCGGTACGCGCCCTGTACGGAGCGGCCGACGGCGAGCCGACACAGTTCCAGCTCACCGAGCTGGCGCGCGGGTTGGCGTACTGGGCGGCCCGCTACACGGCCCTCCCCGGGCAGGCGCGGCTGCGCGGCTCGTACGACCTGGCGGGGGCGATCGCGGCGCTGCCGCGCGTACCGGGTGACGGCGGGCCGATGCATCCGGGCGTCGCGCGCGACCGGCTGGCGCGCCTCGCCGACCTGCCGGGCTACGGCGAGGCGCTGGACGCGCTGGCCGTCGAGCACGCGCCGTACCTGCTGAGCGAGATGACGGCCCAGTTCTCCGACGTGTACCTGAGCCACGACGAGGTCTTTCCGGTGCCGCTGATCCACGGCGTCACCGCGCCCGCCGCCGCACGGCTCGTGCTGCCGCACCTGCCCGCCGACCAGTACGAACCGACGCTGGCCGCGCTGTGGCAGGTCCACACGGCGCTGCTGCTCGCCTTCACGACGAGCCGGCGCGGGGAGGGGACGGGGGCCTGGCGGAGCGAACTGTCCGCCGAAACGTCCGCCGTAACGCCCGCCGAAACGTCCGCCGAACTGTCCGACGGACTGCCGTCGTTGGATGAACTGGACGCGCGGGCCGTGGAGCACGGGGACGAGCACGTCCTGAAGTTCACCGAGGCGTGCCGCCGGGAGTACGCGCTGCGGCCCGATCCGCGGTTCCGGGCGGCGGTGGCGGTGGCGCAGCGGCGGATCGCGCCGCTGGGGAAGTGA